The nucleotide window TAACTCCACAGTAAGGCTTGGCCTTATTATCCACCTGAACATGTTAATTACCGGCCATGAAAATGATGAGGCGGTATATTGCATGCGGTATGATGGAAACAGGTAACCGCAGTCCCATGTCGGCCCCTTTGTATTAACCCGCCCCTTGAGGAGCAGATGCCGCACCCACCAAAATAGAGATACAAGAATAACCAGTGACAGGCATGAAAGGCTGATTTTGTAAAGTAGGCCGCTTGCCATGCTTAAGGGGCCTGCCCCATTTCCGGACCCTGCAAGCTGTTCTACTACAGGGGCTATGAATCTGATTGCGATGGGGCTTAAAAGCCCGATAAAGATACAGAGGATGGCAACTATCATCATGGGCATAAGCATTGAGCCGTGTGTCTCATGCGCAGAGGCTGCATGACCGCTTCTCGGTTCACCCAGGAATATTATGCCGAATAGCCTGGTAAAACAGGCAGCAGCAAGCCCACCTGTGATACAGAGGGATATTATGGCAATTAGTCCTCCCTCAACAGGACCGCCCAGTACTTTACAGGTGAGAAGATTAAAGGCGCTTATATAAATAAAAAATTCGCTTATAAAACCATTCAGCGGGGGAAGCCCGCATATAGCAGCAGCGCCTGTCCCAAAAAGGAGGGCTGTATGGGGCATCCGTTTTAAAAGCCCGCCCATGAGATCAATATTTCTTGTCCCTGTTGCATGCACCACTGCGCCTGCTCCAAAAAATAAAAGGGTCTTGAAAAAGGCATGGTTGACAAGATGCAGGAGTGCGCCGATCAACCCGAAACCGGCAATAACCATATTATTCATTGAGAGGCCAAGGAGCCACAGCCCCAGCCCTGAGATGATAATCCCGATATTTTCAACGCTGGAGTATGCGAGGAGCCTTTTAATATCACGCTGTGCAATTGCAAAAAGTATCCCTGTAACAGCAGATATTGCGCCGATCACGATAAGAGTATAGGCCCACCACTGCGCCGGAATACCCAAAATGTATATTATGCGTATGATGCCATATATGCCTGTCTTGATCATTACCCCGCTCATGACAGCAGAGACATTTGAGGGGGCGGCAGGGTGCGCATCAGGGAGCCACACATGCAGCGGCATAAACCCTGCCTTTACGCCAAACCCGATAAGCGCCAGTATAAACAGGACTCCTTTATCAGCAGAGACTGTAAAGGTATCAAAATCAAGCCCGGAATTACCTCCTGCAAGCAAAATAAAGAGGCACATGAGGCATGCCTGCCCGATGTGTGCCGCAACCAAGTATACCCACCCTGCATCGCGTACCTCTTTCTTTTCATGTTCAAACATCACTAAGAAGAATGAGGATATGGACATAATCTCCCATGCGATCAGAAACAGGAGGCCGTTTCTTGCTATTACAACAATAAGCATTGAGGCAAAAAGGAGGTTGTAGAAACACCATGCAGGGCCGATCCTTTTTCTACCGCTGTAACTTTTAAGATAGCCCGCGCCATATATGGCGGCAATGGCGCATACTATAGATATGGTAACAACAAAAAATGCGGACAGGGGGTCAAAACCGATATGGAATGAGCCGAATGGTATCGGCCAGGCCATATGTATTGAGCTGTTATATCCGCAAAACATGGCAGAACAGGCGGCATAAATGGCGCATGCTGCCCCCAGAATGGATGAGATAACACCAATCCAGGTTGCCCCTTTATATGAGGCGCCGGTAAAAAGGGCGATTAATCCACCTGCACAGATAATTATTAGAGCGAGTAATATCAGATATATAGTCATTTTACCTGATTCTTTTCCTTTGAATGATCTACCCCGAGTGTTGCATCAAGCCTGCCTGCCTCCTGGAAGATGTCCTCCCTTGAACCTGTATTTGCTATTACACCGGCAAATGCGGGTGAACGCAACCCTAAAGAGAGTTTTGAGAGCAGATTCAGATGTGCCTTGATAGTAGGGCTTACAATGGTAAAGAGTGTATGAACCGGCTTTCCATCCATTGCCTGGAAATCTATGGGTGTCTCAAGAAAACAGAGGGCCATAAGGGGTTTTGTTACATGAAGGGTGATAGGGTTACGCACATGGGGGATTGCTATCCCGTCGCCTACAGCAGTTGAGCCCAATGATTCCCTTGCAAGAAGCACCTGGAACAGGAACTCCCTGTCAACGCCATCGGGCAATGCGAGTATGTTGACTACGCTCCTTAATACAGAGACCTTGTCTCTCCCCTCTACCCGGTAATGGATACCGCCGGATCTTAATGCCTCTTCAAGAGAAGGTATAAATGCATCCTCAGGCTCTTCCATCATCTTGGGTGAAATAGGGACACGGTTTGAGGTGGCCCATTCAAGGAGTTCTGCACGGTTAAACCTGTACTGCCCGTTTACCTGGTGCATAGGGAGCTTTTCCTGTGCTATCCACCGGTATATGGTCTTTTCCGAGACCTTGAGCAGCTCTGCTGCGTCTTTAACCCTGAGTTTCATTTAGTCATCTCTATTCATTTATCTTTTTACAACCCAATCATTCTTCTTTTTGAACTCTGATTGTCATCATTGGACAAAAAAAATGTTTTTTATGCCCATGTATTCGATTTGTCAAGTATTCTAAATGATGATTTGCACCGAACACAAGCTGAGAAAAGATGGGATGAATTCTGCCTTGATTATTAAGACCTGAATATGTATTATAAACACGCTTCAAAAATCATTATCAAAAAGGTTTAATAATTGCTCAAAAAAAGTTTCGGCTTATCTTTCGGCATAAAAGAGCCGGAATTGATAAATCGTTTAGTGATATAATCTAAGCTGAAAACAATATTTCAAATCGATATTGGAGAATCTATAGTGCTGACCTACCATAATCCCATTACTGACGAAAACATAAAAGTTGAGGGAGTCATCGCGAGAAAAGTGCAAAATGGATATGGAGTCAAATTAAAACCAGCATCCGGATTCATTCCGGAAAATCCAGAAAAGAAAGAGGATAAAGAAACCATTAAAAACGATGCACCTGGTAAGCCTATACTCCGTGCATCAACAGCCATATCAGTTTTCATTCTCTTTCTAGCGGGCCAGATAATTGCTTCAATAGTTATCACTGTATTTGAAACAATTAAATATCTTGCAGGTGGTGGCGCTATTAATCAGAAAAATGCATTTCAGGGATTGATCTCGGGTATAATGCCGGAAATTGTATTGGTATCAGCCCTTGGAGGAGCGTTTGCATTAGCCGCAGGGGCTAATGTCAGAAAATCGCTTCGGGACAATTCTCTCTTTGGCGCAGCCTGGGTTACTGGCAAGCCAAATGCCATGTTTACCTCTGTTTTTTGGGGGGCAGGTGCAGCATTGATTTATATTATTTTTTCATCATTTTCAGTACTTCTGTTTTCATTTGAGTCAGGGCAAAAAGGCGGCCTGCTCACTCAAGTGGCGGCCCAGTCAGGAGCCGGGCAATATATAGTTATTATAGTTGCACTCTTTATAGCACCATTGATTGAAGAGCTTCTGTTTCGCGGTATCATGATTGGTGGCCTGAACAGGTCTTTTGGAATCTGGTGGGGAGTCATTATATCAAATCTTTTATTTATTACACTTCACTACTCAGAAGCGATATACTTTTGGCCTGCATTTATCGGGATTGGCCTTTTATCTGCTCTGGCCACCTGGAAGAGATTGACTCAAAAGGCCATTGGACCTGCGGTAGCGGTTCATTTCGGTTATAACCTGATCATAGTAGGTCTTGCACTTATCTCAAAAATAACTGGCAGCGGAGTCTAAAAAAATGACGGTGTATAGAGTGAAAGCATTAAACCTGAATTAATCCATACTGAAAAACTTTTTCAGAGTTTCACAAGTTAGTATAAACTGGAATGACAGGTAAAAAGAAATCCTTATGCCAAACACCCTAAAATGCAGGTAACTGGAAAGCCGGGCTATTTAATTCGCTTTTATTATAACAGTCTCCTTATAAGACAGGTGACATTGGATCTTTGACAAAGCCGCCAAGCTACAAAGGTTTTAATGTTTTAATATCGGTTCATCAGGCCATCCCATTGTCTTGCTGCCAGATCCGATGACCGCATTAATAAGTATTACCTTTCCATTTTTCATCTTGAATACATGAAAATCAGGAAGGGAGCCTGCAAAATGGACAAATGCAACCACCACGCCTATTTCAACATCAACCAGGAACCTTCGTGGACCATGATTTGAGATCACGAGACCTTTGGGTGTACAGTTATGGGCCTGCATTTCCGCCTTTTTTCCATCCTCTCCGGCGAGTGTAAACATCCCGCTCTTTGTTGTCTGTGTGCCGTTTTCCCAGCGGTCACAGACATCTGCAAATGGAGAATGAACAACGGGTTCAGCAGCAAACATATCAAAGTAATCATTCGCGGCAGCAATCAATGCCAGCCGTGAGCTTCTTTCTTCCGGGGGCAAAATGCTCTCCCAATCCTGATCCTTTGTTTCGAGAATACCATCCGCGTTAAATGCAAACTCGTTTTCACGCGCAATTATTGTCTCTATCTCTGATATTTTCTGATCTTTTACCTTTAAACGCACACCAAACAGGATAGGTCTGGGTGTTCCCTTTTCAGGAAGGGGTTTTTGTTTGCTCCCCGGAAGACCCATACTCATAGCCTGCCCGACAGTAGCCGGATCAAATTTTTCTTCAATTACCGCGAAGGTGTGTGTACCGAATTCAGGTGTGTCTATAAGATCACGCCTAATCAGTATCTTACCGGCGGTCTGCCAGAAACCCTTGCCTGCGGCAAGTTCTACTCCATTTTCAGTAAACTTCACGTCAGTTGCAAGAGGCAACCCGGAAATATCATGCGCCTGTATTGAGGCAAAATATTTATCAATAAAACCCTTCAGGTTCTCACGAGTACAGTCGGACTGTTTTGTCTGTGCACCAGTTTGCAGAACAACTCCAAATAACATCACAAGGATTACTGTAAACAATAAATTACGTTTCATTTGCTCCCCCTTTTTGTAAGTAATTAAAAGAAAATTATAATGCAGCATCAGTATGATAATTTTTAATCTTATCCTTTTTAAATGCAAGTGGAATAAAGCGAATGCATATTTTATGACCCGTGTGTGGGGAAAAGCTGGATATTTAACCGCGAACCACACGAACCACACGAACGAAAAAATTCAAAATGCCTTTTTCACCTGTCGTCATTCCCCGACGCCCCCTTGCGTCATTCCCGACTCGATCGGGAATCCAGTGTTTTTCAATCCACGCTCATTCACAGGGATCCTCGTTCGTGTAGTTCGCGCTGTTCGCGGTTAATTCTTTTTTCAATCCACGCTCGAGCGGGGCAATATAATTTTCACACAAAGCCGCAAAGCCACAAAGGGTTAAACAATCATCCCATAAAAAAACAGACGATTAAAATATACCATTTACCACAGAGGACATCCGCCTTCGCTGAAGCTATGGCGGGACAGGCGGAGGGCACGGGGAATCACATTAATTCTTAGTCATTTTACTTCTTTTTTTATCAGTCATTCCCATGAAGATGGGAATCAATTTCATCCTTTTGTTTTATAATCTTTTCCTTAACCTTCAACAGCTTTGGTCTTACAGCATTACAGAGTTTTTTGGTTTCTTATGGACATCCCTCTATTGCCCATGATTCACCACATCCCTCTATTGCCCAGGGCTGACGGCAATTACGCGGGTCTTCCGGGAAAGGTGTATGTTAAACTGCTTGAAGAAAAGTGGTCGGGTGATTCACCAACGGCTGCCTACTGGAATCCAACCCGCATGGTAATGAACACCAGGATCGGGGCGTTTGAATCGGATACCGGTGAATTCCTTTTTGATGCGCCCGATTCGGGTGAAGCAAGGGTGAAGGCGCAACTTATCTATCGAAGGGTCTACAAAAACATCATGGACCTTAAGGGTCTGAATGAACCGGACATAGTCATGGAATCGGTTGAGGTTTCAGTATCTTAGAAGAATTGAGACCTTTGCAGAACCCTCTTTTCTGTCATTCCGGACAAGCAAAGCGCGTTCCGGAATCCAGCAAGAGACTGAAAAAACTGGATGCCCCCGTCTTCAGTCATGCCGGGGCAGGCTCCATTCGCCGGTATGACGACATGATATTTTCAAGCTCCCTGATTGTATCATTCTCCCTTTTCTGATAGTATATCCATTCATTTAGGGCAACCTCCCTTTGAGGGTGTATAACCAATTGGTAAAAAGATTTTTAACAATGAAGGAGCAGCCATTGATATAATGAAGGTGTTCTTAGATAGAGCCAAAAAAATCTCATTCCTTTTTATCCTGTTGTTGACCATCATGGGCAGGGCATCCGGTGAGGAAGCACTGCCCCTCGATAGTACGATACTATGGATCGGAACAAGCCAGGATCTTCACGACGATGTCTTTCTTTCATCCTACGGTTATACGTTTCCTCCCTTTGATGACAGCAATAATTCTGCCTATATCATACGAACGACCACGCCCCAGACAGTGGTTCGCTTCTATACACCGGGACACAGCGGGCCTTTGGGCTCCTGGGCCACGGCCACATCGGAAGTCCGCAATATGACACCTGATCAGGTATGGGATCATCTCGCTCTCCCTCAGAGTGTTGCGCCTTCCCATGTCTCAATGATGATGCTTCCTTCTCGCGATATTTCACCTGGCACAGACAATACAGGCGCCTGGATGATTGGTGGTTATACTGGCGCTTTTACCTATACGGACGGCACCTTCAGCCGGCATTTGAATGGCGGGGGATATCAGTATTTTCTTCTGGGTCCCAATAAACCGGATGGAATGGTTGCCACTCTCACAGGGTCGGAATATGGAGTGCCTTCGGTTGTCTTTGAATCGGGCAATTACACGACTTCCCTGATTCTCAATCAGGATGGCACCAGTAACCAGGGACGTGAATTTAGTGAAGATATACCGGTCTTCTCCTACCTCTATTCTGCTGGCAGGACAAATTCATCCGCCAATATAAGAAATATCGCCAAAGCGCTTGATAAACTGAACGCATTGCCCGGCGCCGCACTGTATGCCGATCTATACCAGCCTCTTGATATCCTGTGGATTCGTGGACAGAACGCGGAACTGGCAGCAGCTCTCGAACAAATCAATCCTGAAGGCTATGGAGCTGTAGTGTTCTCACGCCTGCATTCTATGGCGGATTGGCTGAACGCGTTTCAAAACAGACAAAATGTATTCGGATCAACTGAAAAGGATGGTGTGTGGCGTCAGTGGGGTTCCCTGGACCGTCATACAGTGCGCCTGAACTCCTGGAAATCGGCTGAGAACCGGGTAATATTCGGGGTGGACCGAATGAGTTCTGAGAACTGGCAGATCGGCGGACTGATAGGCTACGAATCCTCCCGAACAGAATGGCCATTCAACGGTCGCGCTGATGGCAAAAACTTGCGGCTGGGATTTTTCACACGGCATGAACCTTATGAAGGATTATATGTCAGTCTGGCAGGACTGGCTGGCATCGGCCGAATTGAGAGCCGCCGGACTATTACATTGCTGAATGAACCGCTGACAGCTGGTGTTACACCATTTGGAGATCTTGCATTTCTACCGGATTCGAGGGTGGGGCAGGCGGATTTTACGGCCTACGATGCCGCCGCACGTGTTTCACTTGAATATTTTGCTCCCCTTGGCCATGTACATCTGACTCCCCGCTTCCTCATCGACTGGATGTCAAGTCATGCCCGGGAATTCACAGAAACCGGCGCGGGCGCTTTAAACCTTATCTTAAATGATCTGGATGGACAGGCATTGAGGTTTCTGGCGGACATCACCTGTTTCTTCCGGCCTTCGTACGTCTCCGGCAAAGGACTGAATCCATACCTGAGAGCAGGCGTATCGAGATACAGGGAAACAGGATCTTCGGATTTTAATGCGAGGTTTTTTGAGGGAGGAGAGTTCACGGTGGAGAGGCAAGCCATGAACGAAACCACATTTACGGGCGGAGCCGGAATATTCTTAAAAAAAGGCAACTGGACAATATCCGGTCAAGCCGATGGCGAATGGGGTGATCTTGAAAGCTACGGCGGTAGAATAGATATACAGCGCCGGTTCTGAGATTGTGAGATACAAATTTCTCAATTCATATAACATATTGAATTTTATTTTAAGCAGTTAAAACGTAAAACGGGACGTTGGTGCAGAACGTGCATAACTACTACATTATATCCTCGATAAAACGGGACGTTGGTGCAGAACGTGCATAACTACTACATTATATCCTCGATATCAGGCTTCTCCTCTGATGCAAGAAATCGGGTTATACAGGAAGTTGTAACACCCATGTGCCTGGCAACCTCCGCCCCTGAATACCCCAGTTCGTGGACTGCAAGCCATGAAATTATCCTCCGTGCATTGACCAGTTCACGCCGGCGACTCCCTGAAAGCAGTTCCGATAATGATACATTCCTCTTTTTACAGACTCTGTTACATAATTCTCCAAGATCAATCCTTTGACCTGATATCCTCAGATTCTTTTTTATCACATCATCAAGATCGGTTTTCATATCCTGAACAAAATCACTGTCACCGAGTATCCTGCTGTCAAACGCGTGCCTTTCTTTTCGTGTCCTGAGCGCCAGCACTTCAGCCCACCCACCTAAACTGCGGACTAATCCACCTCCTACCAATTCAGGTCGACGCCCAAGATCAATCCCTTCTATAACATATTTATAATAGTTCTTACTGCGGACTCTACCTCTTCCAAAATATGATAAAATATACTCTGTATCCTGCCATTTTCTTTCAACCCTCCCCAATAATGCTGAGTGCCCGGACCAGGGACTATCATTCAACCCGTTCATATCCTTTACTACTCCGCCCCTTAACAAATTGAGATGAATATATCGAACCAGTTCCATTAAATAGGCATCTTCCTGACAGACAATAGATTTATACCTGTTTTGGAATAGATGACCATAGCGTTTATGTCGTCTGTTGAAATTAACAACATATCC belongs to Desulfatiglans sp. and includes:
- a CDS encoding autotransporter outer membrane beta-barrel domain-containing protein, producing the protein MKVFLDRAKKISFLFILLLTIMGRASGEEALPLDSTILWIGTSQDLHDDVFLSSYGYTFPPFDDSNNSAYIIRTTTPQTVVRFYTPGHSGPLGSWATATSEVRNMTPDQVWDHLALPQSVAPSHVSMMMLPSRDISPGTDNTGAWMIGGYTGAFTYTDGTFSRHLNGGGYQYFLLGPNKPDGMVATLTGSEYGVPSVVFESGNYTTSLILNQDGTSNQGREFSEDIPVFSYLYSAGRTNSSANIRNIAKALDKLNALPGAALYADLYQPLDILWIRGQNAELAAALEQINPEGYGAVVFSRLHSMADWLNAFQNRQNVFGSTEKDGVWRQWGSLDRHTVRLNSWKSAENRVIFGVDRMSSENWQIGGLIGYESSRTEWPFNGRADGKNLRLGFFTRHEPYEGLYVSLAGLAGIGRIESRRTITLLNEPLTAGVTPFGDLAFLPDSRVGQADFTAYDAAARVSLEYFAPLGHVHLTPRFLIDWMSSHAREFTETGAGALNLILNDLDGQALRFLADITCFFRPSYVSGKGLNPYLRAGVSRYRETGSSDFNARFFEGGEFTVERQAMNETTFTGGAGIFLKKGNWTISGQADGEWGDLESYGGRIDIQRRF
- a CDS encoding CPBP family intramembrane metalloprotease, producing the protein MLTYHNPITDENIKVEGVIARKVQNGYGVKLKPASGFIPENPEKKEDKETIKNDAPGKPILRASTAISVFILFLAGQIIASIVITVFETIKYLAGGGAINQKNAFQGLISGIMPEIVLVSALGGAFALAAGANVRKSLRDNSLFGAAWVTGKPNAMFTSVFWGAGAALIYIIFSSFSVLLFSFESGQKGGLLTQVAAQSGAGQYIVIIVALFIAPLIEELLFRGIMIGGLNRSFGIWWGVIISNLLFITLHYSEAIYFWPAFIGIGLLSALATWKRLTQKAIGPAVAVHFGYNLIIVGLALISKITGSGV
- a CDS encoding PTS transporter subunit EIIA produces the protein MKLRVKDAAELLKVSEKTIYRWIAQEKLPMHQVNGQYRFNRAELLEWATSNRVPISPKMMEEPEDAFIPSLEEALRSGGIHYRVEGRDKVSVLRSVVNILALPDGVDREFLFQVLLARESLGSTAVGDGIAIPHVRNPITLHVTKPLMALCFLETPIDFQAMDGKPVHTLFTIVSPTIKAHLNLLSKLSLGLRSPAFAGVIANTGSREDIFQEAGRLDATLGVDHSKEKNQVK
- a CDS encoding hydrogenase, translating into MTIYLILLALIIICAGGLIALFTGASYKGATWIGVISSILGAACAIYAACSAMFCGYNSSIHMAWPIPFGSFHIGFDPLSAFFVVTISIVCAIAAIYGAGYLKSYSGRKRIGPAWCFYNLLFASMLIVVIARNGLLFLIAWEIMSISSFFLVMFEHEKKEVRDAGWVYLVAAHIGQACLMCLFILLAGGNSGLDFDTFTVSADKGVLFILALIGFGVKAGFMPLHVWLPDAHPAAPSNVSAVMSGVMIKTGIYGIIRIIYILGIPAQWWAYTLIVIGAISAVTGILFAIAQRDIKRLLAYSSVENIGIIISGLGLWLLGLSMNNMVIAGFGLIGALLHLVNHAFFKTLLFFGAGAVVHATGTRNIDLMGGLLKRMPHTALLFGTGAAAICGLPPLNGFISEFFIYISAFNLLTCKVLGGPVEGGLIAIISLCITGGLAAACFTRLFGIIFLGEPRSGHAASAHETHGSMLMPMMIVAILCIFIGLLSPIAIRFIAPVVEQLAGSGNGAGPLSMASGLLYKISLSCLSLVILVSLFWWVRHLLLKGRVNTKGPTWDCGYLFPSYRMQYTASSFSWPVINMFRWIIRPSLTVELMKGIFPARGKISTHMDDIFRQRLFNSIFKFTEVIAHKVHKLQEGRNQLYVLYIAITLLLLLLIKLR